In the genome of Candidatus Nealsonbacteria bacterium, one region contains:
- a CDS encoding response regulator yields the protein MKILLIEDEKILSEMYKDKFSNAGHKVISVMTAEEGLVEAKKQKPVLIILDILLLKENGIFFLKERAKIPEIVSIPVIVFSNFDDSETKNQAYKYGIKDYLIKSNYTPKEFLAK from the coding sequence ATGAAAATTTTACTCATAGAAGATGAAAAAATTTTGTCGGAAATGTATAAAGACAAATTTTCCAATGCTGGCCATAAGGTAATTTCCGTAATGACGGCTGAAGAGGGATTGGTGGAAGCAAAAAAGCAAAAACCAGTCTTGATTATTTTAGACATATTACTGTTAAAAGAAAACGGCATTTTTTTCTTGAAAGAAAGAGCTAAAATTCCCGAAATTGTTTCAATCCCGGTGATTGTTTTCAGTAATTTTGACGACTCTGAAACGAAAAATCAAGCATATAAGTATGGAATCAAAGATTATTTAATAAAGTCAAACTACACGCCGAAAGAATTTTTAGCCAAAG